Genomic window (Aquimarina sp. BL5):
GTAATAGATTTTTTTGAGTTATTTGATATAATGCAGCATTCACGGTCAATTTTCCACCTAAAAATTCTCCTTTACTACCAAATTCTATGTTATTACTTTCTAAAGGGTCAAAACTAGCAGGAGAATCTGCCCAGAAAAAGGTTTCTGTTGCTGGAGAAAGTGTCACAGTATTAGATTGTGGTTGAAATCCTTCTACATAAGAAGCATATACACTAATTGCATCTGTAGCTTCATATGTTAATCCTATTCTAGGAATAAAAGCTTCGTTTTTATATGATTGCTCATTATTTGATTTGTAATTGAATATATCTTCATACCAGTCATAACGAAGGTTCAGAAGAGCAGAAAATTTACCTATTTTAAATTGGTTTTGAATATATATACCATTTGAAGTAGTAAGATTTGCCGGAATTGCAAATTCTGAAGTGATATAACCAGAGGTTTCTCTTGCTGTATTATTAGGATTGGCAAGATCAAAATGAGCAACATTAGGCCTTGGAGCAGTTACACCATCAATATCTATAGTTTCAAATTGATCTGCTTCTGCAGGATCGAATGACGTCGCTGTACCATTTAATCTTCGGTAGCGACGAGCACCATTAGAAGCTCCACCAACAGTTCTTTCCCATCTACTGCCATCATATCCAACTAAAAGCTTATTGGTAAAAGTATCATTTTCAAGATCAAAATTAATATATGCGGTGTAGTTATCCGTTATCCAAAACTGCTGTCTCTCTGTATAACGCAGTTCAGCAAGTGTTGGAATGGCATTTCCATCTATATCCACAGCAGCGGAACCTGCAACACGGTGTTCTGCAAGATCTTCTTTCCAAGTTTGTTTCATATAGGAAGCATTAAATCCTATATCATCGGTAAACTGTTTACTAAAATTGCTAATCACCATAAACTCTTTTGAAGCATAAAAGTCATTCGCAGCAGCCACATTAGTAGTAATATCCGTACTATTTAGATCAAACTGACCATTGATAGCTCCAAAAAGCGGTTGACCACGATCAAGGTTTCCTACTCCATTACTATATATCATTTCTACATTAAGAGCAGTAGTATTATTAGGTAAGAAAGTGATAGAAGGTGCTATTAAAAATTGATTGTTTTCTACCAAATCTCGAAAAGATCTAGCTTCTTGGACAGCAGTATTAAAACGATATAGTAAAGTTCCTGAATCATTTAATGGTCCAGTAAAATCTGCAGTTGCTCTCAATGTTCCAAAACTTCCAACTGTGGCACTTACTTCATTTCTTTTTTCTTTTAAAGGTTTTTTGGTTACTAAATTAACAGATCCTCCAGGATCCACACTTGAAAAAGTTACTGAAGATGGACCTTTAATAACTTCTGCTCTTTCTATATGAGAAGTAATTGGTTGAAGAAAATAATATTGACGCGTTCTCATACCATTAATAAGCTGACCATCTTCTGCTTGAATAATACCACGAATGTTAAAGTGATTGTAGAATCCTGTATGTGTAACACTACTAGCGGTTTTTATAGCATCTGCTATCTGAAATGCTTGCCGATCATTAATTAATTCTTTTGTGATTGTGGAAACTGCTTGAGGCAGCTCTTTATTCTTAATCGCTATTTTGGTAGATGAAAAAGAGTAGTCACTGTTGTAATCCGTTCGAGGACGACCAACGATTTCGACGCTTTGAAGCTGCTCTGTACCTTCTTCTAGCTGAATAATTTTTATATCATATGTAGCACTATTGCCAGTTTCTATAGTACTTTTATAAGGCTGAAAACCTAAATAGCGTATTTCGATAGTATAAGTTCCTGAAGGAACATCTATTTCAAATTGTCCTGAGTTATCTGTAAGTTTTCCAAAAGTGTTGGCTTTACTTTTTAACGAAATTGAAGCTCCCACAATAGGGATGTTTTGAGTATCGACGATGGTTCCTGTTACCTGTACTTGTGCGAAAGTAGCGTAACTAAATAATAGAAATAAAAGTTTGGGTACTAATTTAAAAAGTTTCATTGTGTTAATTGATTTGTTGTACGTTTAGATAGTTTTTAAGTATAAATCTTGCAATTGGGTTGCATTGATAGCATCTGTGCTTGAGGTGTGAACTAATTGACCTTCTTTCATGATACCTATTTTAGTACCTACGTTTACTGCATTAAAGATATCGTGAGTAGCCATGAAAATAGCTTTCCCTTCATTGCTAAGTTCTTTGCATATTTTAGTAAACTCTAATGTTGCTTTGGGGTCGAGGCCAGAAATAGGCTCATCCATAAAAATGTAATCCGCATTTTTAGAAAGTGCGATGGCTATACCAACTTTTTGCCGCATTCCTTTGGAATAAGAAGATAGTTTGTTTTGATGGGCAGTTTCTTGAAGACCTGCTTTTGATAAAAAGTTAGATAACTCTGAGCTATTATATTTAAACCCAGCTAACCTGCTAAAGAAATTAAGGTTTTCAACACCTGAAAGATTACCATATAGCTGAACAACTTCAGGGATATATGCTATCATTTTAGTGGTCTTATTATTGTTTGATCTAACAGTAATTCCATTTACCGAAGCTTCACCACTAGAAGGTTCTATTAGTCCTAAAAACAGATTGATTGTTGTTGTTTTACCAGCACCATTCTGACCTAGTAAACAAAAGATTTCCCCTTTGTCAACTGATAAATTCAATTGACTAAGTGCTTGGTGCTTACCGTATGTTTTGGTAAGATTGATTGCTTTTAGCATATGTATTATGTAAAAATGAGTTTGACGATTCGTGTTTGTAAATTCGGTTGGAACCGATAATAATTCGGATATAAAGAGAGGAATACTTAATTCGAATGTGCAATACGTTTTATGAATAGTATAAAACGTTATTCTATAGTTCGAATAATAAATAAAAATACTTAAAACTTATGATGCAAAATAAACTGTCATCATTCTTAAAACTTTATAAACAATTGCTATATCCCCTTTACACAAAAGGTGGAGGCTTGTTATAAATAAAAGTTGGAGAAACAATCTTTTCTTGTGGAGTATTGTATTGAGGTACGACAACAAATGTACTTGGTATATTTTGTTGTTCACTTTCTAAATAAGAATTGTTATCATTGACTAAATCAAGCTGATGAGCATCAACTATAAGGTCACAAAGTTCACAAGAAATAGAAGCATCATCATCCGATAAA
Coding sequences:
- a CDS encoding TonB-dependent receptor — protein: MKLFKLVPKLLFLLFSYATFAQVQVTGTIVDTQNIPIVGASISLKSKANTFGKLTDNSGQFEIDVPSGTYTIEIRYLGFQPYKSTIETGNSATYDIKIIQLEEGTEQLQSVEIVGRPRTDYNSDYSFSSTKIAIKNKELPQAVSTITKELINDRQAFQIADAIKTASSVTHTGFYNHFNIRGIIQAEDGQLINGMRTRQYYFLQPITSHIERAEVIKGPSSVTFSSVDPGGSVNLVTKKPLKEKRNEVSATVGSFGTLRATADFTGPLNDSGTLLYRFNTAVQEARSFRDLVENNQFLIAPSITFLPNNTTALNVEMIYSNGVGNLDRGQPLFGAINGQFDLNSTDITTNVAAANDFYASKEFMVISNFSKQFTDDIGFNASYMKQTWKEDLAEHRVAGSAAVDIDGNAIPTLAELRYTERQQFWITDNYTAYINFDLENDTFTNKLLVGYDGSRWERTVGGASNGARRYRRLNGTATSFDPAEADQFETIDIDGVTAPRPNVAHFDLANPNNTARETSGYITSEFAIPANLTTSNGIYIQNQFKIGKFSALLNLRYDWYEDIFNYKSNNEQSYKNEAFIPRIGLTYEATDAISVYASYVEGFQPQSNTVTLSPATETFFWADSPASFDPLESNNIEFGSKGEFLGGKLTVNAALYQITQKNLLQQDPNDESVLTERGEQRSRGFEIDVNGYVLPNFQLSASYAFIDAEIVEDDDPALIGERIGGAPEHSANFWGRYDFTNGALKNIGVGLGMVYRGDRLSWYGDRIELPSYTVFDAALYYRPTGIDMQIALKLNNLFDETYWNGALNATRLFPGAPRNVLLTTTYKF
- a CDS encoding ABC transporter ATP-binding protein, with the protein product MLKAINLTKTYGKHQALSQLNLSVDKGEIFCLLGQNGAGKTTTINLFLGLIEPSSGEASVNGITVRSNNNKTTKMIAYIPEVVQLYGNLSGVENLNFFSRLAGFKYNSSELSNFLSKAGLQETAHQNKLSSYSKGMRQKVGIAIALSKNADYIFMDEPISGLDPKATLEFTKICKELSNEGKAIFMATHDIFNAVNVGTKIGIMKEGQLVHTSSTDAINATQLQDLYLKTI